A window of the Macrobrachium rosenbergii isolate ZJJX-2024 chromosome 13, ASM4041242v1, whole genome shotgun sequence genome harbors these coding sequences:
- the LOC136845139 gene encoding homeobox protein 2-like, translating into MSSSRFASGEDLFNAKSRNQVLPSWGVKESEVSGSWFEEKQVEARLQDRHELISELRLAKKDQLAVGRWIDNSKMVLLVHQTGTFWEYMGVETDIGRCLYPEEALYLIEMGELEVMFGDMPLSMQSAQSVMLLDEYHLDLYFVYCHLARSGCKVVRHQPHIRFTKYEKQIRLDQHQVKKNRKKLKLKAESSKESSQENVRDVQLLPEKLENDEEVVEIEKPNLDAALKDFYSVIGDDMSSLTETHNTKVLEVSKTDSSSEKASEVYEVINLSEDMSDYERKRHEYLNRFPCMLGMTSQIIYAEEPDLLPEHSKPVKEVYKISLEILNYYSRYLDDGNQNNNWKFDKRNSWNRGQWNASRQHRNNRGRFQGFNNAHGRSYNDGSWLKGGGNSANRDNRLSGRGTGMHTTNDQFVRGKNEDNVSVDKFLSTVRNENIETEYNSGACNRSSDDASSARMIEGREKDPRDRYRFSNEDDALQSSRVLGRGSLHHGHVPEGFPNRGDNIPQENRWAENGKYSGRQNKNTRDGDSEERRVNWQDDTRENIHSRSIRDQNIYGSRERENIDNRQAVRRENSSRWQDEYESEKRARMSSEVTRGRPEISERERWDRTNHRNDEWERPEKVLEEKWRRTGFSDDDRWERRSSLSENLRDRAEQSYDVRWDRQERPLEKRWDGTSMDFDNRRERWARWPEDRQDLDCRRAGYSELGAEWQGNEFQHARRGVNESLRGWRDDMRNPECIQEKVSDRQRDKYMQQDEMDQDRRADERYQHWRKSQWDCDRRNDSNVYSAHQNDRMDSCGRRSSDYQESANTNRFQSHENRTYSSGTRKPDWHQHDDRWSDQNSQSDRVCSSGEGRSDYSGESFGIRGHDPREKWGSSHTSRNSPDCHQLPEKSSVPSPGDMAYSNQTPYEPEVDLTVTPEWKNKRRRRNKKGGYDTYPSYLVKLSVKVNSWKEYKDIVNSMSEGKILNQGFGKVLWRGPSVPLVKPSMASTLENILSNCCIKTEEDANPGEVHPMEGYLVLHYDVYLPNMAYRKSSPSIPGKRITVIRNGAVPSLKQIQEVTKRFPDEAPVVCAVVTVGEVRLYTLSPITIPSLGSS; encoded by the exons GGGGAGTTGGAAGTAATGTTTGGAGATATGCCATTGAGTATGCAGTCTGCTCAGAGTGTTATGCTTCTTGATGAGTACCACCTGGATCTGTATTTTGTTTACTGTCATCTCGCACGTTCTGGATGTAAAGTAGTGCGTCATCAACCACACATCAGATTCACAA aGTATGAAAAACAGATTCGACTTGACCAGCATCAGgtgaagaaaaataggaaaaagctgAAGTTGAAAGctgaatcttcaaaggagtcatCACAAGAAAATGTAAGAGATGTACAATTGTTGccagagaaattagaaaatgacGAGGAAGTGGTAGAAATAGAGAAGCCAAACCTGGATGCAGCTCTCAAGGATTTTTACTCTGTTATTGGAGATGATATGTCTTCTTTAACTGAAACACACAATACAAAAGTTTTAGAGGTTTCTAAAACGGATAGCAGTAGTGAGAAAGCTTCAGAAGTGTATGAAGTTATTAATTTGTCAGAGGATATGAGTGATTATGAACGAAAAAGGCATGAGTATTTGAATAGGTTTCCTTGTATGTTAGGCATGACCTCTCAGATTATTTATGCTGAAGAACCTGACCTTCTCCCTGAACATTCTAAGCCGGTTAAAgaagtatataaaatttctcttgaAATTCTCAATTATTACAGTAGGTATTTAGATGATggcaatcaaaataataattggaAGTTTGATAAGAGAAATAGTTGGAACAGAGGCCAATGGAATGCTTCAAGGCAGCATAGAAATAACAGAGGTAGATTTCAAGGTTTTAATAACGCACACGGTCGGTCTTACAATGATGGCAGCTGGCTTAAAGGTGGAGGAAACAGTGCTAACAGGGACAATAGACTAAGTGGTAGAGGCACTGGAATGCATACGACCAATGACCAGTTTGTTAGAgggaaaaatgaagataatgtaaGTGTTGACAAATTTTTGTCCACTGTAAGAAATGAGAACATTGAAACAGAGTATAATAGTGGCGCATGTAACAGATCAAGTGATGATGCCAGTAGTGCTAGGATgatagaagggagagagaaggaccCAAGGGACAGGTATAGATTTAGTAACGAAGATGATGCTTTGCAGAGCAGTAGAGTTTTAGGAAGAGGGTCATTGCATCACGGTCATGTACCTGAGGGCTTTCCTAATAGAGGAGACAACATACCACAGGAAAACAGATGGgctgagaatggaaaatattctggaaggcaaaataaaaatacaagggatGGTGATTCAGAAGAAAGGAGGGTTAATTGGCAGGATGACACAAGAGAGAATATTCACAGCAGAAGCATTAGGGATCAAAATATTTATGGTAGtagagagagggaaaatattgataataggCAAGCAGTTCGAAGGGAAAATAGCAGCAGATGGCAAGATGAATATGAGAGTGAGAAAAGGGCAAGAATGAGTAGTGAAGTAACAAGGGGGAGACCGGAAATATCGGAAAGAGAGAGGTGGGACAGGACTAATCATAGGAATGATGAATGGGAAAGACCAGAAAAGGTCTTGGAAGAGAAGTGGCGTAGAACTGGGTTCAGTGATGATGATAGGTGGGAAAGACGGAGTAGTCTATCAGAAAATTTAAGGGACAGGGCTGAGCAGAGTTATGATGTTAGATGGGATAGGCAGGAAAGACCACTTGAAAAAAGGTGGGATGGCACCAGCATGGACTTTGATAATAGAAGGGAAAGGTGGGCAAGGTGGCCTGAAGATAGACAAGATTTGGACTGTAGAAGGGCAGGGTATAGTGAGCTAGGAGCCGAGTGGCAAGGAAATGAATTTCAGCATGCAAGAAGAGGTGTAAATGAATCTTTAAGAGGGTGGAGGGATGATATGAGGAACCCTGAGTGTATACAAGAGAAAGTAAGTGATAGGCAAAGGGATAAATATATGCAGCAAGATGAGATGGATCAAGATAGAAGGGCTGATGAAAGATACCAGCATTGGAGAAAATCTCAGTGGGATTGTGACAGAAGAAACGATAGTAATGTTTATAGTGCTCATCAAAATGACAGAATGGATTCTTGTGGCAGGAGATCAAGTGATTATCAAGAAAGTGCAAACACAAACAGATTCCAAAGTCATGAAAATAGAACTTACTCGAGTGGCACAAGAAAACCTGATTGGCATCAGCATGATGATAGATGGTCAGATCAGAACTCTCAAAGTGATAGGGTCTGTTCCAGTGGTGAAGGCAGATCAGATTATTCTGGAGAAAGTTTTGGAATCAGAGGTCACGACCCTCGTGAAAAATGGGGCTCATCACATACCTCTAGAAATTCTCCTGATTGTCATCAGTTGCCAGAGAAATCATCCGTTCCCTCCCCTGGTGACATGGCATATTCAAATCAAACACCTTATGAGCCTGAAGTAGACTTGACAGTCACCCCAgaatggaagaataaaagaagaagaagaaataaaaaaggtggTTATGACACTTATCCAAGTTACTTGGTTAaa CTCTCGGTGAAAGTTAATTCGTGGAAGGAGTACAAGGATATTGTTAATTCCATGTCAGAAGGAAAAATTCTAAATCAAGGTTTTGGTAAAGTTTTGTGGAGAGGACCCTCAGTACCACTCGTCAAACCTTCCATGGCATCTACTTTAG aaaatattttgagtaattgtTGTATCAAGACAGAGGAGGATGCCAACCCAGGTGAGGTGCATCCTATGGAGGGTTACTTGGTGTTGCATTATGATGTGTATCTTCCTAATATGGCATATAGAAAATCAAGTCCATCCATCCCTGGTAAAAGAATTACTGTGATAAG aaatggtGCAGTTCCTTCATTGAAACAGATTCAGGAAGTTACCAAAAGGTTTCCAGATGAAGCTCCTGTTGTTTGTGCTGTTGTGACAGTGGGGGAAGTAAGACTGTACACGTTATCCCCTATCACCATTCCTTCATTGGGTTCAAGTTGA